The Pocillopora verrucosa isolate sample1 chromosome 14, ASM3666991v2, whole genome shotgun sequence genome has a segment encoding these proteins:
- the LOC136278283 gene encoding uncharacterized protein, with translation MTEVPCLKDEDPEVRKENQVYVTAVSCDVVEKLILYYSSWWKLKVAIAWLLRYKKYLMNKFLQLREGCPTTHDSAEGRNYLKLDELREAEHEIMRYVQHKEFPDVTALQPGADERSVKRLMKKMGASISKLNPQVQDGVLRVGGSIGRAPLSYELKHPVILPYKHHITDLIIRDHHLKVGHMGQKSVLSSLRQKYWILKGRSAVRRVLSKCLDCQKRSAKPAEQFMAELPADHVTPSEPPFLYVGIDCFGPIEVKQGRSHVKRYGCLFTCLTVRAVHVEILHSLSADSMINALRRFISMRGCPKEIRSDNGTNFTKADKELREAVQLWNNQSISNFCAQKEIKWTFNPPDTSHMGGPWERMIQTTKRVLKALLKEQLVTDEVLSTVMAEAVNIVNSRPLTRNCDSSLDDQPITPNQLLHLRPTPSLPPGVFDKGDLHCKRAWRQAQYLAGVFRRRWSSEYLPTLMERQKWKMPKPNIKEGDLVLLADESYPRGQWPIARVEEVVVSRDGYVRTVRVKTACTVATRAKRRRRRELKTSSVIVTRPITSLCPLEMD, from the coding sequence ATGACTGAGGTCCCTTGCCTCAAGGATGAAGATCCAGAAGTCAGAAAGGAGAATCAAGTTTATGTGACAGCGGTCAGTTGTGATGTCGTGGAGAAGCTTATTCTGTACTATTCATCCTGGTGGAAGCTCAAGGTAGCAATTGCCTGGTTGCTGCGCTATAAAAAGTATCTTATGAACAAGTTTCTACAACTCAGAGAAGGTTGCCCAACCACACATGATTCAGCGGAAGGAAGGAATTACCTCAAACTTGACGAGCTTCGCGAGGCAGAGCATGAAATCATGCGCTATGTTCAACACAAAGAGTTCCCTGATGTAACAGCTCTCCAGCCAGGAGCGGATGAAAGGTCAGTAAAGAGGCTAATGAAAAAGATGGGAGCTTCAATAAGCAAGTTGAATCCTCAAGTTCAAGATGGAGTGCTGAGAGTAGGAGGCAGTATTGGACGTGCGCCTTTGTCTTACGAGTTGAAACACCCAGTTATTTTGCCCTACAAGCATCACATCACAGATTTAATAATCAGAGATCATCACCTCAAAGTGGGACACATGGGCCAAAAGTCAGTTCTGTCGTCGTTGAGACAGAAGTATTGGATTTTGAAGGGCAGATCTGCAGTGCGCCGGGTGCTAAGCAAGTGCCTTGACTGTCAGAAGAGAAGTGCAAAACCAGCAGAGCAGTTCATGGCAGAACTCCCAGCAGATCACGTGACTCCAAGTGAACCACCCTTTTTATATGTTGGAATCGATTGTTTTGGCCCAATCGAAGTGAAACAGGGAAGATCACACGTCAAGAGGTACGGCTGCCTCTTTACATGTTTAACTGTACGTGCAGTACACGTCGAGATTTTGCACTCGCTGAGTGCCGATTCTATGATAAACGCCTTGAGAAGGTTTATTAGCATGCGAGGTTGCCCCAAGGAGATTCGAAGTGACAAcggaacaaatttcacaaaggCTGACAAAGAGTTGAGAGAAGCTGTACAACTCTGGAACAACCAAAGCATCAGTAATTTCTGTGCTCAGAAAGAAATCAAGTGGACATTCAATCCACCAGACACAAGCCATATGGGGGGACCATGGGAGAGGATGATTCAAACTACTAAGCGAGTGTTGAAGGCTTTGTTGAAGGAACAGTTGGTGACAGATGAAGTCCTTTCTACTGTCATGGCAGAAGCTGTCAACATTGTCAACAGCCGTCCCTTAACACGCAACTGCGACAGTTCCTTAGATGATCAGCCAATTACCCCCAACCAATTGTTGCATTTGCGCCCAACGCCCAGTTTACCGCCAGGTGTGTTTGACAAAGGAGATCTTCACTGCAAGCGTGCATGGAGACAAGCTCAGTATTTGGCTGGTGTGTTCCGGCGGAGATGGTCCAGCGAGTACTTGCCAACCCTTATGGAGAGACAGAAATGGAAGATGCCTAAGCCAAACATCAAAGAAGGGGACTTGGTCCTATTGGCAGATGAAAGTTACCCTCGTGGCCAGTGGCCGATCGCACGTGTGGAGGAAGTTGTTGTCAGCAGAGACGGGTATGTGCGTACCGTTCGAGTGAAGACTGCCTGTACAGTGGCAACTCGTGCTAAGAGAAGACGCCGCAGAGAGCTGAAGACTAGCAGTGTGATAGTCACTCGGCCAATCACAAGTTTATGTCCTTTAGAGATGGACTGA
- the LOC136278282 gene encoding uncharacterized protein codes for MGKARLAPIREISIPRLELTAAVISVKLSHAIHDELDLTVNKVIYWTDSNSVLKCINNETKRFHTFESNRLTIIHDGSASQEWRFVNRDENPADDGSKGLKLDVLIKNN; via the coding sequence ATGGGCAAGGCCCGGTTAGCTCCAATCAGAGAAATTTCCATTCCAAGACTTGAGTTGACTGCAGCAGTCATCTCTGTGAAACTCAGCCATGCTATCCATGATGAATTGGATCTGACCGTGAACAAAGTCATTTACTGGACAGATTCCAACTCTGTTTTGAAGTGTATAAACAATGAAACCAAGAGATTTCACACCTTCGAGTCCAACCGCCTGACGATTATACACGATGGTTCTGCTTCCCAAGAATGGCGATTTGTCAACAGAGACGAGAACCCGGCAGATGATGGATCAAAGGGTCTAAAGCTAGACGTTCTGATCAAGAACAACTGA
- the LOC131797146 gene encoding uncharacterized protein: MPQNCCVPGCTKKVYEDGIKISYHKFPENRDLFMKWIIAIRRDEGKDFKVTEHTRVCSRHFKSSDYLPSLTGRKKSLKSMAVPSLFPWKQGSPIKRKSPRKRTLILKKTATKSQETTIAPARVDNCSTCDLVTFQESRASSPSTLADSASTTVEEPAEDLEALICELKLENERLVGEIRKITISNNNFQSEVEELKRRNDSLQSRVFCIEKFLPSEKDVTFYTGFPNKNVLESVFAFLDPGKKGENINYWHSDSPCDVPSPPCQRDEEDIPKQGRPRQLSPKEEFFLTLCRLRQGFKEEHLSHLYGVSQTTVSRIIISWINFMFLKFSVIPVWPSRAKVDLCMPADFKDKYPSTRVVIDCTEVRCQMPKSLRLNSELFSSYKNHTTLKGLIGISPGGAITFISQLYTGHISDREIVTRSGFLNLPFNRGDSVMADKGFTIQDLLPLGVSLNIPPFLGSKGQMSAAEVVETQSIASVRIHVERAINKIKNFHIWDSVVPFTLFGVVNQRWAVCAMLCNFQNSIISA; the protein is encoded by the coding sequence ATGCCGCAAAATTGCTGTGTCCCTGGCTGCACTAAGAAAGTTTACGAAGATGGTATTAAGATCTCTTACCACAAGTTTCCTGAAAATAGAGATTTATTTATGAAGTGGATCATTGCCATTCGAAGAGATGAGGGTAAAGATTTCAAGGTGACAGAACACACGAGAGTTTGCTCGCGACATTTCAAATCGTCAGATTATCTACCGTCACTCACAGGCCGTAAAAAGAGTTTGAAATCCATGGCAGTCCCATCTTTGTTTCCTTGGAAGCAGGGTTCGCCGATCAAGCGAAAATCACCGAGGAAAAGAACtctgattttgaaaaaaaccgcGACAAAATCACAGGAGACGACAATTGCGCCAGCACGAGTCGACAACTGTTCCACGTGCGATCTAGTGACATTTCAAGAATCTCGCGCTTCCTCCCCGTCAACACTAGCAGATTCGGCAAGCACCACAGTAGAAGAACCAGCTGAGGATCTGGAAGCTCTTATTTGCGAActtaaacttgaaaatgaacGGCTTGTCGGGGAAATCCGTAAAATCACtatttcaaataacaatttcCAGTCGGAAGTAGAGGAACTTAAACGCCGGAACGATTCCTTGCAGTCAAGAGTGTTCTGCATTGAGAAATTTTTGCCCTCAGAGAAGGATGTCACTTTTTATACGGGGTTCCCAAACAAAAATGTCTTAGAAAGTGTTTTCGCGTTTTTAGATCCTGGTAAGAAAGGGGAAAATATAAATTACTGGCACTCGGATTCACCATGTGATGTCCCCTCCCCACCCTGTCAGAGGGATGAGGAAGATATTCCCAAGCAGGGTAGGCCACGCCAATTGAGCCCAAAGGAAGAATTCTTTTTGACCCTTTGCAGACTAAGGCAGGGGTTCAAGGAGGAGCATTTAAGCCACTTGTATGGAGTCTCACAGACAACAGTAAGCAGAATAATAATTTCATGGATAAATTTTATGTTCTTAAAATTCAGTGTAATTCCAGTGTGGCCATCAAGAGCAAAAGTGGATTTGTGCATGCCTGCTGACTTTAAAGACAAATACCCCTCAACTAGGGTCGTTATTGACTGTACTGAGGTACGATGCCAGATGCCCAAGAGTCTACGCCTTAACAGTGAACTTTTTAGTTCTTACAAAAACCACACAACTCTTAAAGGTTTGATTGGCATCTCACCAGGAGGTGCTATTACCTTCATCAGCCAGCTATACACTGGTCATATTTCTGACAGGGAAATTGTTACAAGATCAGGATTTCTGAATCTGCCTTTTAATAGGGGAGATTCTGTCATGGCCGATAAAGGCTTTACTATTCAGGACCTTCTACCCCTTGGAGTGTCCCTAAATATTCCACCTTTTTTGGGAAGCAAGGGTCAAATGAGCGCAGCAGAAGTTGTTGAGACACAGTCGATCGCTTCTGTTCGGATTCATGTTGAAAGggcaataaataaaattaaaaattttcatatatgGGATAGTGTAGTACCGTTCACCCTGTTTGGGGTTGTAAACCAAAGGTGGGCGGTATGTGCCATGCTATGCAATTTTCAGAACAGTATCATAAGTGCATAA